TTATTAGAACCGCTATTACGTGGATCGGGTAGTTTGAATAACCGTGATACTAAAATAGCCGAGGAAATCGACCCTAGTAAGTAGGCTAAAACAAACAATAAAATGGTTAACACAAGGCCCCTTATTTTTGAATTACTATACCCATTGGTAGCACTTTTAAGCTATTATTGGCGGCAAAATTTATCGTAAAAATTATAACTGTTATATTTTTTCAGTTAACTTAGCCATTTGGCTATTGTAGAAGTTATTTTTACATATTTAAACACTGGTTAAAGCATATACAGTATTAATTTTATTGATGCTTTATATGTTTGCTGAGTTGTTTAGTGTTATTTGGAGTATCAATGGATAAGGTATTTATATCTCAGCTACACGTCGACACAATTATTGGAGTGTACGACTTTGAAAAAGAAAGTAAACAAAGCCTTTATTTTGATATTGAAATGCTCAGTGATATAAAACCTGCAGCCGCAAGTGATGACATTAATTTAGCGCTCGATTACGCAAAAGTAAGTGAGCGTGTAATAGAGCATACAACAGCTAAGCCCGTTGAATTACTCGAAACGTTAGTTGAGCAATTAGCTAAAATTATACTGACTGAGTTTAATACGCCGCAGGTAACAATTAAAGTGAGCAAGCCCGCTGCTGTTGCCCAAGCCAATACGGTGGGTGTTGAAATTACTCGCACTAAGGCCATGAGCTAAATGGCGCAAATTTATATCAGCTTAGGCTCAAATATAAATAAAGCACATTATATTCGCTGTGCGCTTGTGGCGCTTGAACAGCACTTTTCTGATTTAGTGCATTCTTCTGTTTATGAAAGTGAGGCTGTTGGCTTTGCAGGCAATAACTTTTATAACTCGGTAGTTGCTGCGTCTACGTCAATGCCACTTGAAAGTGTATGTAAGTTATTAAAGCAAATAGAGCGAGATAATGGGCGTAACGCGCATGATAAAAAGTTTAGTCCGCGCACGCTCGACTTAGACTTATTATTTTACGATGATGTAATTTGTGATTCGCCAGCTCAGCTACCACGTGACGAAATTACTAAAAATGCATTTGTACTTCAGCCTTTATCTGAAGTCGCCCCCGATTTTTATCACCCTGTGGCAAAGCAAACTATTGCTGCGCTTTGGAGTGAATATAACAACCCTCAACAAAAACTATGGAAGGTGGAGTTTTCTAACCCATGAGTATTATAGAAATAATTGTTTTAGCCCTGATACAAGGATTTACTGAGTTTTTACCTATTTCGAGCTCAGCTCACTTAATCTTACCTTCACAGATATTAGGCTGGGAAGACCAAGGCCTTGCTTTTGATGTGGCCGTTCATGTAGGCACATTAATAGCAGTCGTTATTTACTTTAGAAAAGAAGTAAGCGATATACTGGGTGCTTGGTTTAAATCATTTGGCGCACAAGGCGCTACCGATGACAGCAAGTTAGGCTGGTGGATTATACTTGGGACTATTCCTGCTGCAATCTTAGGTTTACTGTTAAAAGACTTTGTTGAACTTTACCTTCGTAGTGCTTGGGTGATTGCTGCCACCACCATTATTTTTGGTTTGTTGCTGTGGTACGCCGATGCAAAAGGTAAGCAAATGAAAACGATTTATCAGCTTAACTGGAAAACTGCCCTGATCATTGGCTTTGCGCAAGCTGTGGCCATGATCCCAGGTACTTCGCGTTCAGGCATTACCATGACCGCAGGTTTGATGTTGGGAATGAATAAGCAAAGTGCGGCCCGTTTTTCGTTTTTATTAGCAATTCCTATTATTTCTATGATGGGACTTTATTACACCGCAGAGCTTGCGTTGGGTGATCATGTTGTAGATTGGAGCACATTATTACTGGGTGTTGTACTTTCGTTTTTGTCGGCTTATGCATGTATTTTTATGTTTTTAAAAGTAATTGAGCGAATGGGAATGCTACCCTTTGTAATTTACAGGCTATTACTTGGCGCTGGCTTAATTATATTTTTAACGCTGTAATATCACTAATGCAGTGTGGTTTACTAACACTGGCCAAACTAGAAAACAAAAAAGCACCTCAAGGTGCTTTTTTGATATCAAATTTAGCTTATAAATTTAGTAAATAAGATTTAATAAATTCGCGTTGATTTGGGGCTTTGGGCGTTGTTTTAAATATTAGAGTATTATTATTCATACGCAGCTTTAATACATCCGTGAATTTGCACTCTATGGTATTAAATTGAGCAACGTCAGATTTAAAGTTTTGATCTTTTTCACACATATAGGCTATTTCTTTAGCAACTTGAGCGCAAAAAGAACCAACTGCATACTCTTTAAGGTTCTCATCATCAATGCTATCCCAATTAAGTTGAGTATTTATTTTTAGCCCACATTGCTTATCCACTTCGCTATTAGCAGCGGAAATGCTTTTTTGCTGGAATTTTAAATGCTTTTCCCGATTAAATTTTGCCAACTTACCTTGAGTACCTTTTGCTAATTGTTGCTCGTATTGCGCTTTT
The sequence above is drawn from the Pseudoalteromonas espejiana DSM 9414 genome and encodes:
- the folB gene encoding dihydroneopterin aldolase, yielding MDKVFISQLHVDTIIGVYDFEKESKQSLYFDIEMLSDIKPAAASDDINLALDYAKVSERVIEHTTAKPVELLETLVEQLAKIILTEFNTPQVTIKVSKPAAVAQANTVGVEITRTKAMS
- the folK gene encoding 2-amino-4-hydroxy-6-hydroxymethyldihydropteridine diphosphokinase; protein product: MAQIYISLGSNINKAHYIRCALVALEQHFSDLVHSSVYESEAVGFAGNNFYNSVVAASTSMPLESVCKLLKQIERDNGRNAHDKKFSPRTLDLDLLFYDDVICDSPAQLPRDEITKNAFVLQPLSEVAPDFYHPVAKQTIAALWSEYNNPQQKLWKVEFSNP
- a CDS encoding undecaprenyl-diphosphate phosphatase — its product is MSIIEIIVLALIQGFTEFLPISSSAHLILPSQILGWEDQGLAFDVAVHVGTLIAVVIYFRKEVSDILGAWFKSFGAQGATDDSKLGWWIILGTIPAAILGLLLKDFVELYLRSAWVIAATTIIFGLLLWYADAKGKQMKTIYQLNWKTALIIGFAQAVAMIPGTSRSGITMTAGLMLGMNKQSAARFSFLLAIPIISMMGLYYTAELALGDHVVDWSTLLLGVVLSFLSAYACIFMFLKVIERMGMLPFVIYRLLLGAGLIIFLTL